From a single Lates calcarifer isolate ASB-BC8 linkage group LG12, TLL_Latcal_v3, whole genome shotgun sequence genomic region:
- the mst1rb gene encoding macrophage-stimulating protein receptor isoform X2, whose product MIHWTTQWGICVWLQTLLVFALANCPSLAPSPVNYSVVYTMPFFQARGPIQNIVNNSLYQEVYVASQNVIEAVNRSLEKVWELRTGPVGSPECQICNLCNIDKDPNFLEDTNNQVLLLDTLFMYLYSCGSSQYGVCYFHQLNSNGEPPSLSKCLFRKDYNSAAYCPDCLASPLGTKVTMVEEGQTVYFFVATTVNDSVAQRYGRKSISVRRPLATEDGFYSDVRSLTVLPGLRRTYHIEYVYSFFTQEFVYFLSVQRESPDQDSSPFQTRLGRLPRNEWEMKRYREVILECRFEPKRRKRNVASEPYKDVVYNVVQAAHFGKAGRELAEELGAEEEDDILYGVFAVTDDNGVTEHDSALCAFPMDNVNKAIVDGVDDCCESGPEQLSRGLCHFQPCESCPHESMENNATCRDHPTMVSKPYYRVDLFNRQMTNVLLTSLLVTTIENKTVAHIGTSTGRLLQLVLTRSSPIIFANYSLEENQRVSSIAAVYSSEYLLFVVGDKMIQVPQRGPGCQHFLTCAMCLTAPKFMGCGWCSGVCSWESECHSRWRNESCPPGITGFFPRTAPPDGQTELTVCGWEFQSPLRPVITSRTHQVRLGQIACIVLPVKSNNTHLVCKIRSGATELSKPVNITVEVHEGKVEGRYSIDGKAEMPGFTFVIPNITEIQPNYGPRVGGTLITVTGPHLDAGKTRRVTLNDVPCPIKRVTEPKGNVSSIICLSQPISEVRDVPLSVFIDKSPVLTTKVFYYKEKPKITAVLPDCSFDRGSKIVIEGENLDSVYRTIIRFKPNESHLKPVTRECIGKSLPTRMECITPVFPRDETEEGELSFDMDGALGLWNKEFSYHPYGEPIPFETEGHVLNLYPGFDEVSLHHQKLNLVSSCMTIIMMVAGVDCDAKVLDNEITCRIPKNMTIPSEGLPVKISINGQVHNVGTVVRVSNHYMVGIVLGILAALVAGAVLAFVVMKHLRKKKKASMVETRLAHSANRSRTNNVELSPAGDYRRVSLSPPTPLVGPVVFPSLAYASGSIDPTLTPLMPPEKVSISSFRPELLEEVKDVLIPAEMLIVQHHRIIGKGHFGTVYHGYFTDHNNREIHCAVKSLNRITDVEEVEQFLKEGIIMKGFHHSNVLSLLGILLPQEGLPLVVLPYMKHGDLRHFIRCEKRNPTVKDLIGFGLQVAKGMEYLAQKKFVHRDLAARNCMLDESYTVKVADFGMARDVFDKEYYSVQDHRKAKLPVKWMAIESLQTQKFTSKSDVWSFGVLMWEMLTRGASPYPEVDPYDITHYLLKGRRLPQPQYCPDPLLSMFSRYRIMLQCWDPDPELRPSFATLVSAVSTILSGLEGEHYISLNVTYVNLDQPRPYPALTESADEYDSTDVEDSESVSS is encoded by the exons ATGATCCACTGGACCACACAGTGGGGGATATGTGTCTGGCTCCAGACTCTGCTGGTCTTTGCCTTGGCCAACTGTCCCTCACTGGCCCCAAGTCCTGTCAACTACTCTGTGGTTTACACCATGCCCTTCTTCCAGGCCAGGGGCCCCATCCAGAACATTGTTAACAACTCATTGTACCAGGAGGTGTATGTAGCCTCTCAGAATGTCATCGAAGCCGTGAACAGAAGCTTGGAGAAAGTGTGGGAGCTCCGCACTGGGCCGGTGGGAAGCCCAGAGTGTCAGATATGTAATTTATGCAACATTGACAAGGATCCCAACTTCTTGGAGGACACAAACAACCAGGTCTTGTTGTTGGATACTCTCTTCATGTATTTATATTCATGTGGAAGTTCTCAGTATGGTGTATGCTATTTCCACCAACTGAACTCAAATGGAGAGCCACCTTCTCTCTCTAAGTGTTTGTTCAGAAAGGATTACAACTCTGCTGCCTACTGTCCTGACTGTCTCGCCAGCCCTCTTGGCACCAAAGTCACCATGGTTGAAGAGGGTCAAACTGTCTACTTCTTTGTCGCCACCACAGTAAATGACAGTGTGGCACAGCGTTATGGCAGGAAGTCTATATCCGTTCGTCGACCACTGGCCACTGAAGATGGTTTCTACAGTGATGTACGTAGTCTGACTGTCCTTCCCGGCCTGCGGAGGACATACCATATTGAGTATGTCTACAGCTTTTTCACTCAGGAGTTTGTCTATTTCCTCTCAGTCCAGAGAGAGAGTCCTGATCAGGACTCCTCTCCGTTTCAGACTCGTTTGGGCCGTCTTCCACGGAATGAATGGGAGATGAAGAGGTACCGTGAGGTGATCCTAGAGTGTCGGTTTGAACCAAAACGCCGGAAGAGGAATGTAGCCAGTGAACCCTATAAGGATGTGGTGTACAATGTGGTCCAGGCAGCCCATTTTGGCAAAGCAGGTAGGGAGCTGGCAGAGGAGTtaggggcagaggaggaggatgacatCCTCTATGGGGTTTTTGCGGTCACCGATGACAACGGGGTTACAGAGCATGACTCGGCCCTGTGCGCCTTCCCAATGGACAATGTGAACAAAGCGATTGTTGATGGGGTGGATGACTGCTGCGAGTCTGGACCAGAACAGCTATCCAGAGGACTTTGCCATTTCCAGCCTTGTGAGAGCTGTCCACATGAG AGCATGGAGAACAATGCCACGTGCAGAGACCATCCTACTATGGTGTCAAAGCCTTACTACAGAGTGGACCTCTTCAACAGGCAGATGACAAATGTCCTGCTCACATCTCTGCTGGTCACAACCATAGAGAACAAGACTGTAGCCCATATTGGCACTTCGACTGGACGCCTTCTACAG CTTGTGTTGACAAGATCCAGTCCTATTATTTTTGCCAATTACTCTTTGGAGGAGAACCAGAGAGTCTCGTCAATTGCTGCAGTTTACTCATCAGAGTATCTTCTTTTTGTCGTTGGAGACAAG ATGATTCAGGTGCCCCAGAGAGGGCCAGGCTGTCAACACTTCCTGACTTGCGCCATGTGTCTGACAGCTCCTAAGTTCATGGGCTGTGGCTGGTGCTCTGGAGTGTGCTCCTGGGAGAGCGAGTGTCACAGTCGCTGGAGGAACGAGTCTTGCCCACCTGGGATCACTGGG TTTTTTCCGCGGACTGCTCCTCCTGATGGTCAAACAGAGCTAACAGTGTGTGGATGGGAGTTCCAGTCGCCCTTAAGACCTGTCATCACTTCCAGGACCCATCAGGTCAGACTGGGACAGATCGCCTGCATTGTGCTTCCAGTcaaaagcaacaacacaca CCTGGTGTGTAAGATTCGCTCTGGGGCCACTGAGCTGTCCAAACCAGTCAACATTACAGTAGAGGTGCATGAGGGCAAGGTGGAGGGACGCTACTCTATCGACGGGAAGGCAGAAATGCCAGGGTTCACATTTGTG ATTCCCAACATCACAGAAATCCAGCCCAACTATGGGCCTCGTGTCGGGGGCACACTCATCACAGTGACTGGACCGCACTTGGATGCTGGGAAGACAAGAAGAGTCACTCTCAATGATGTGCCCTGTCCTATAAAGAG agtCACAGAGCCTAAGGGCAATGTGTCTTCCATCATCTGTCTGTCCCAGCCCATCTCAGAAGTGAGGGACGTTCCTCTGAGCGTTTTCATCGACAAGTCTCCTGTCCTCACTACAAAGGTGTTTTACTACAAAGAAAAGCCAAAGATTACAGCTGTCTTGCCTGACTGTAGTTTTGACAG GGGGTCAAAGATTGTAATTGAAGGGGAGAACCTGGATTCTGTTTATCGCACCATCATCCGCTTTAAACCCAATGAGAGCCACCTGAAACCTGTGACAAGG GAGTGCATAGGAAAGTCTCTGCCCACAAGGATGGAGTGTATCACTCCTGTGTTCCCCAGGgatgagacagaggagggagagcttTCATTTGACATGGATGGAGCATTGGGACTTTGGAACAAAGAGTTTTCCTACCACCCCTATGGCGAGCCCATACCTTTTGAGACAGAAGGACATGTACTGAATTTGTACCCTGGGTTTGACGAAGTGTCACTACAT CACCAAAAGCTGAACCTGGTGAGCTCCTGTATGACCATCATCATGATGGTGGCAGGCGTGGATTGTGATGCTAAAGTCCTGGATAATGAGATCACCTGCAGGATCCCTAAAAACATGACCATCCCAAGTGAGGGACTTCCAGTGAAG ATCTCCATTAATGGACAGGTCCACAATGTTGGCACAGTGGTAAGAGTGAGTAACCACTACATGGTTGGGATTGTTCTGGGGATCCTGGCAGCTCTGGTGGCTGGAGCCGTGCTGGCCTTTGTTGTTATGAAACACTTgcggaagaagaagaaag cTTCAATGGTAGAGACCCGTTTGGCCCACAGTGCTAACCGCTCTAGAACAAATAATGTGGAGCTGTCGCCTGCTGGAGACTACAGGAGAG TATCCCTGAGTCCTCCCACCCCCCTGGTGGGTCCGGTGGTGTTCCCCAGCCTGGCCTATGCTTCAGGCAGCATTGATCCCACCCTCACTCCCCTCATGCCTCCAGAAAAAGTCTCCATCTCCAGCTTTAGGCCAGAGCtcctggaggaggtgaaggatgTTCTTATTCCTGCCGAGATGCTTATTGTGCAGCACCACCGGATCATAGGGAAGG GTCATTTTGGCACTGTCTATCATGGCTACTTCACAGaccacaacaacagagaaattcACTGTGCTGTCAAGTCTTTGAATA GAATAACAGATGTCGAGGAGGTGGAGCAGTTTCTGAAGGAAGGTATCATAATGAAGGGTTTCCACCACAGCAATGTGCTGTCTCTGCTAGGCATCCTCCTGCCGCAGGAAGGGCTCCCTCTAGTGGTACTGCCGTACATGAAACATGGGGACCTGCGGCACTTCATACGCTGCGAGAAAAGG AACCCCACTGTAAAGGATCTGATTGGCTTCGGGCTGCAGGTTGCCAAGGGGATGGAGTATTTGGCTCAGAAGAAGTTTGTGCACAGAGATCTCGCAGCACGCAACTGCAT GCTGGACGAATCGTATACGGTGAAGGTGGCAGACTTTGGCATGGCCAGAGATGTTTTTGATAAGGAGTATTACAGTGTTCAGGACCACAGAAAAGCTAAGCTGCCTGTCAAGTGGATGGCCATTGAGAGTCTGCAGACCCAGAAGTTCACCTCCAAGTCAGATGTG tggtCCTTTGGTGTCCTGATGTGGGAGATGCTGACTAGAGGAGCAAGCCCCTATCCAGAGGTGGACCCTTATGACATAACACATTACTTACTCAAGGGCAGGAGGCTTCCCCAGCCACAGTACTGTCCTGACCCTTT ACTGTCCATGTTTTCCAGGTATAGAATTATGCTCCAGTGCTGGGACCCTGACCCAGAACTGAGGCCCAGCTTCGCTACATTAGTGTCAGCTGTCTCCACCATCTTGTCAGGCCTGGAGGGAGAACACTATATCAGTCTGAACGTCACCTATGTCAACTTGGACCAGCCGCGGCCCTACCCCGCCCTCACAGAGTCTGCTGATGAATATGACTCCACAGATGTTGAAGACTCAGAGTCAGTCTCTTCCTGA
- the mst1rb gene encoding macrophage-stimulating protein receptor isoform X4 gives MIHWTTQWGICVWLQTLLVFALANCPSLAPSPVNYSVVYTMPFFQARGPIQNIVNNSLYQEVYVASQNVIEAVNRSLEKVWELRTGPVGSPECQICNLCNIDKDPNFLEDTNNQVLLLDTLFMYLYSCGSSQYGVCYFHQLNSNGEPPSLSKCLFRKDYNSAAYCPDCLASPLGTKVTMVEEGQTVYFFVATTVNDSVAQRYGRKSISVRRPLATEDGFYSDVRSLTVLPGLRRTYHIEYVYSFFTQEFVYFLSVQRESPDQDSSPFQTRLGRLPRNEWEMKRYREVILECRFEPKRRKRNVASEPYKDVVYNVVQAAHFGKAGRELAEELGAEEEDDILYGVFAVTDDNGVTEHDSALCAFPMDNVNKAIVDGVDDCCESGPEQLSRGLCHFQPCESCPHESMENNATCRDHPTMVSKPYYRVDLFNRQMTNVLLTSLLVTTIENKTVAHIGTSTGRLLQLVLTRSSPIIFANYSLEENQRVSSIAAVYSSEYLLFVVGDKMIQVPQRGPGCQHFLTCAMCLTAPKFMGCGWCSGVCSWESECHSRWRNESCPPGITGFFPRTAPPDGQTELTVCGWEFQSPLRPVITSRTHQVRLGQIACIVLPVKSNNTHLVCKIRSGATELSKPVNITVEVHEGKVEGRYSIDGKAEMPGFTFVIPNITEIQPNYGPRVGGTLITVTGPHLDAGKTRRVTLNDVPCPIKRVTEPKGNVSSIICLSQPISEVRDVPLSVFIDKSPVLTTKVFYYKEKPKITAVLPDCSFDRGSKIVIEGENLDSVYRTIIRFKPNESHLKPVTRECIGKSLPTRMECITPVFPRDETEEGELSFDMDGALGLWNKEFSYHPYGEPIPFETEGHVLNLYPGFDEVSLHHQKLNLVSSCMTIIMMVAGVDCDAKVLDNEITCRIPKNMTIPSEGLPVKISINGQVHNVGTVVRVSNHYMVGIVLGILAALVAGAVLAFVVMKHLRKKKKASMVETRLAHSANRSRTNNVELSPAGDYRRVSLSPPTPLVGPVVFPSLAYASGSIDPTLTPLMPPEKVSISSFRPELLEEVKDVLIPAEMLIVQHHRIIGKGHFGTVYHGYFTDHNNREIHCAVKSLNRITDVEEVEQFLKEGIIMKGFHHSNVLSLLGILLPQEGLPLVVLPYMKHGDLRHFIRCEKRNPTVKDLIGFGLQVAKGMEYLAQKKFVHRDLAARNCMLDESYTVKVADFGMARDVFDKEYYSVQDHRKAKLPVKWMAIESLQTQKFTSKSDVWSFGVLMWEMLTRGASPYPEVDPYDITHYLLKGRRLPQPQYCPDPLYRIMLQCWDPDPELRPSFATLVSAVSTILSGLEGEHYISLNVTYVNLDQPRPYPALTESADEYDSTDVEDSESVSS, from the exons ATGATCCACTGGACCACACAGTGGGGGATATGTGTCTGGCTCCAGACTCTGCTGGTCTTTGCCTTGGCCAACTGTCCCTCACTGGCCCCAAGTCCTGTCAACTACTCTGTGGTTTACACCATGCCCTTCTTCCAGGCCAGGGGCCCCATCCAGAACATTGTTAACAACTCATTGTACCAGGAGGTGTATGTAGCCTCTCAGAATGTCATCGAAGCCGTGAACAGAAGCTTGGAGAAAGTGTGGGAGCTCCGCACTGGGCCGGTGGGAAGCCCAGAGTGTCAGATATGTAATTTATGCAACATTGACAAGGATCCCAACTTCTTGGAGGACACAAACAACCAGGTCTTGTTGTTGGATACTCTCTTCATGTATTTATATTCATGTGGAAGTTCTCAGTATGGTGTATGCTATTTCCACCAACTGAACTCAAATGGAGAGCCACCTTCTCTCTCTAAGTGTTTGTTCAGAAAGGATTACAACTCTGCTGCCTACTGTCCTGACTGTCTCGCCAGCCCTCTTGGCACCAAAGTCACCATGGTTGAAGAGGGTCAAACTGTCTACTTCTTTGTCGCCACCACAGTAAATGACAGTGTGGCACAGCGTTATGGCAGGAAGTCTATATCCGTTCGTCGACCACTGGCCACTGAAGATGGTTTCTACAGTGATGTACGTAGTCTGACTGTCCTTCCCGGCCTGCGGAGGACATACCATATTGAGTATGTCTACAGCTTTTTCACTCAGGAGTTTGTCTATTTCCTCTCAGTCCAGAGAGAGAGTCCTGATCAGGACTCCTCTCCGTTTCAGACTCGTTTGGGCCGTCTTCCACGGAATGAATGGGAGATGAAGAGGTACCGTGAGGTGATCCTAGAGTGTCGGTTTGAACCAAAACGCCGGAAGAGGAATGTAGCCAGTGAACCCTATAAGGATGTGGTGTACAATGTGGTCCAGGCAGCCCATTTTGGCAAAGCAGGTAGGGAGCTGGCAGAGGAGTtaggggcagaggaggaggatgacatCCTCTATGGGGTTTTTGCGGTCACCGATGACAACGGGGTTACAGAGCATGACTCGGCCCTGTGCGCCTTCCCAATGGACAATGTGAACAAAGCGATTGTTGATGGGGTGGATGACTGCTGCGAGTCTGGACCAGAACAGCTATCCAGAGGACTTTGCCATTTCCAGCCTTGTGAGAGCTGTCCACATGAG AGCATGGAGAACAATGCCACGTGCAGAGACCATCCTACTATGGTGTCAAAGCCTTACTACAGAGTGGACCTCTTCAACAGGCAGATGACAAATGTCCTGCTCACATCTCTGCTGGTCACAACCATAGAGAACAAGACTGTAGCCCATATTGGCACTTCGACTGGACGCCTTCTACAG CTTGTGTTGACAAGATCCAGTCCTATTATTTTTGCCAATTACTCTTTGGAGGAGAACCAGAGAGTCTCGTCAATTGCTGCAGTTTACTCATCAGAGTATCTTCTTTTTGTCGTTGGAGACAAG ATGATTCAGGTGCCCCAGAGAGGGCCAGGCTGTCAACACTTCCTGACTTGCGCCATGTGTCTGACAGCTCCTAAGTTCATGGGCTGTGGCTGGTGCTCTGGAGTGTGCTCCTGGGAGAGCGAGTGTCACAGTCGCTGGAGGAACGAGTCTTGCCCACCTGGGATCACTGGG TTTTTTCCGCGGACTGCTCCTCCTGATGGTCAAACAGAGCTAACAGTGTGTGGATGGGAGTTCCAGTCGCCCTTAAGACCTGTCATCACTTCCAGGACCCATCAGGTCAGACTGGGACAGATCGCCTGCATTGTGCTTCCAGTcaaaagcaacaacacaca CCTGGTGTGTAAGATTCGCTCTGGGGCCACTGAGCTGTCCAAACCAGTCAACATTACAGTAGAGGTGCATGAGGGCAAGGTGGAGGGACGCTACTCTATCGACGGGAAGGCAGAAATGCCAGGGTTCACATTTGTG ATTCCCAACATCACAGAAATCCAGCCCAACTATGGGCCTCGTGTCGGGGGCACACTCATCACAGTGACTGGACCGCACTTGGATGCTGGGAAGACAAGAAGAGTCACTCTCAATGATGTGCCCTGTCCTATAAAGAG agtCACAGAGCCTAAGGGCAATGTGTCTTCCATCATCTGTCTGTCCCAGCCCATCTCAGAAGTGAGGGACGTTCCTCTGAGCGTTTTCATCGACAAGTCTCCTGTCCTCACTACAAAGGTGTTTTACTACAAAGAAAAGCCAAAGATTACAGCTGTCTTGCCTGACTGTAGTTTTGACAG GGGGTCAAAGATTGTAATTGAAGGGGAGAACCTGGATTCTGTTTATCGCACCATCATCCGCTTTAAACCCAATGAGAGCCACCTGAAACCTGTGACAAGG GAGTGCATAGGAAAGTCTCTGCCCACAAGGATGGAGTGTATCACTCCTGTGTTCCCCAGGgatgagacagaggagggagagcttTCATTTGACATGGATGGAGCATTGGGACTTTGGAACAAAGAGTTTTCCTACCACCCCTATGGCGAGCCCATACCTTTTGAGACAGAAGGACATGTACTGAATTTGTACCCTGGGTTTGACGAAGTGTCACTACAT CACCAAAAGCTGAACCTGGTGAGCTCCTGTATGACCATCATCATGATGGTGGCAGGCGTGGATTGTGATGCTAAAGTCCTGGATAATGAGATCACCTGCAGGATCCCTAAAAACATGACCATCCCAAGTGAGGGACTTCCAGTGAAG ATCTCCATTAATGGACAGGTCCACAATGTTGGCACAGTGGTAAGAGTGAGTAACCACTACATGGTTGGGATTGTTCTGGGGATCCTGGCAGCTCTGGTGGCTGGAGCCGTGCTGGCCTTTGTTGTTATGAAACACTTgcggaagaagaagaaag cTTCAATGGTAGAGACCCGTTTGGCCCACAGTGCTAACCGCTCTAGAACAAATAATGTGGAGCTGTCGCCTGCTGGAGACTACAGGAGAG TATCCCTGAGTCCTCCCACCCCCCTGGTGGGTCCGGTGGTGTTCCCCAGCCTGGCCTATGCTTCAGGCAGCATTGATCCCACCCTCACTCCCCTCATGCCTCCAGAAAAAGTCTCCATCTCCAGCTTTAGGCCAGAGCtcctggaggaggtgaaggatgTTCTTATTCCTGCCGAGATGCTTATTGTGCAGCACCACCGGATCATAGGGAAGG GTCATTTTGGCACTGTCTATCATGGCTACTTCACAGaccacaacaacagagaaattcACTGTGCTGTCAAGTCTTTGAATA GAATAACAGATGTCGAGGAGGTGGAGCAGTTTCTGAAGGAAGGTATCATAATGAAGGGTTTCCACCACAGCAATGTGCTGTCTCTGCTAGGCATCCTCCTGCCGCAGGAAGGGCTCCCTCTAGTGGTACTGCCGTACATGAAACATGGGGACCTGCGGCACTTCATACGCTGCGAGAAAAGG AACCCCACTGTAAAGGATCTGATTGGCTTCGGGCTGCAGGTTGCCAAGGGGATGGAGTATTTGGCTCAGAAGAAGTTTGTGCACAGAGATCTCGCAGCACGCAACTGCAT GCTGGACGAATCGTATACGGTGAAGGTGGCAGACTTTGGCATGGCCAGAGATGTTTTTGATAAGGAGTATTACAGTGTTCAGGACCACAGAAAAGCTAAGCTGCCTGTCAAGTGGATGGCCATTGAGAGTCTGCAGACCCAGAAGTTCACCTCCAAGTCAGATGTG tggtCCTTTGGTGTCCTGATGTGGGAGATGCTGACTAGAGGAGCAAGCCCCTATCCAGAGGTGGACCCTTATGACATAACACATTACTTACTCAAGGGCAGGAGGCTTCCCCAGCCACAGTACTGTCCTGACCCTTT GTATAGAATTATGCTCCAGTGCTGGGACCCTGACCCAGAACTGAGGCCCAGCTTCGCTACATTAGTGTCAGCTGTCTCCACCATCTTGTCAGGCCTGGAGGGAGAACACTATATCAGTCTGAACGTCACCTATGTCAACTTGGACCAGCCGCGGCCCTACCCCGCCCTCACAGAGTCTGCTGATGAATATGACTCCACAGATGTTGAAGACTCAGAGTCAGTCTCTTCCTGA